The genomic stretch AACATCCTGCTCGAGAAGGTGGCGACCGATTCGTCGCCGAGCGTCCCGATGATGAACCGCATCGCGCGGATCTCGCAGCAGATCTGAACGCGCGTCAGCGGCGGCGGGTGGCGAGCAACCGGATCGCGGCTATCGCGACGAGGGCGACCACCACCACCAGCACTCGCAGCACGCCGTGCGCGAAGTGCGCGCTGTCGCGCACCACGAGGCGCCGCACAACGAGGAGCGCGACGAACAGCAGTGCCACGCCGGGTCCCAGGCCGCGCCGCATACCCGGAGGCTAGGGACGCCAGATAATCGCGTTCTTAAGCCGGCGCGTTGTCGAGCGACGCCCAGAGGTACAGGCACGCCAGCGAGCGGTACGGCCGCCACGGCTCGGCGATCCGGGTGAGCGTCTCAGGGTCCGGGATCTCAGGAAGCGTGTAGGCGCGCTCCACGGCCCGCCGGATCCCGAGGTCGCCCACCGCCAGCACGTCTGGACGGCCGAGGTGGAAGATCATGAACATGTCGGCGCTCCACTGGCCGATGCCCTTGATCGCCGTGAGCTGTTCGGACACCTGGCGGTCGGAGAGCTCCGCAAGCTGATCGAGATCGAGGTCTCCGTCCTCCACACGCTCCGCCAGGTCCCGCAGGTACGCGACCTTCGCGCGCGAGAGCCCCGCCGCACGCAGCGCGTCCGGCTCGGTGTCAATCAGCTGGCGCGGCGTGGGCACCCTGCCACCGAACAGCTCGAGCACGCGGGTGTAGATGGTGGCCGCCGCCTTCGTGGACAGCTGCTGCCCCACGATCGAGCGCACCAGCGTGCCGTACGCGTCGGTGGGCCGCCCGCGACGGCGCTCCTGGATGCTCAGCGGGCCGTGCTCCTCCACGAGCGCGCGCATCACCTCGTCGGAGGCGCGCAGGTGGTCGATCGCGCGGTTGCGCCCCGCGCTCAGTGGATCAGCACCGGCGTGCCCACCGGCACGCGTGGGTAGAGGTCGATCACATCGCTCACGTGCATCCGGATGCAGCCGTGAGACGCGCGCGTGCCGATCGACCAGTCCTCTGACGTGCCGTGGATGCCCACGCCGTCGCCGAGCCCCAGCCAGCGCGCCTTGATCGGGTCGCGCGGATCGCTAGCGGGAATGGTCTGCCCGGCCAGCGAGCCGGCCCACGGGCTGTTCGGCACGTGCCACGCCGGGTTCACCTGCTTCTCGAGCACGTGACGGATACCGGCCGGTGTCTCGAGGCCCGCCATGCCGACGGCGATTGGATACGTCTTCACGAGCCGCAGCCGCTTGAAGAGCCTCAGCTTGAAGTGGCCGCGGTCCACGGAGATGTAGGTCGCGTACTTGCGTGCGAGCGTCTTCAGCGTGACCGCCGGGCGCAGGCTCTGCACCCGCGCGTGCACGATGCGCGACGGGGTGGGATGGCGCAGCTCGTCGATGATCTTCTGGCGGAGCTTCGATGAGTCGATGCCGCGTCCGAGGCGGCCGTGGATGCGCTTGATCTTCGTCACGCCGAGCACGACGCGCGAGTTGCGTGGCGCGCGGTAGTAGGGCTTGCCGAGCTTGGTCACCTCAGCGCTCAGCTTCTTCCCGTCGATCGTGCGGGAGAGGCGGATGTGCACCGGCCGGTGGCGCGCCGCCTGCTTGAACGCGTCCGAGACCATCCCCGCGTAATCCACGGTCTGGCCGAGATCGGCGCTGGCCACCTGCTGGACCGTGCCGGCGATGCCCACGCTCATCGGCCGCTCCCACACCGGCGCGAGTGCGGCCTGCGCCTTCGCGGTGGCATCCGCAGCGTCGAGGCCGGACACGTCGACGCCGGCGATGGTGGCGCCCGACGGAAGCGTCTTCGGCGTCGCCGCGCTCGCCGGAATGGCGGCGAGGACAGCAAAAACCCCTGCAATGAGTACGGTTCGAAGCTTGTTCACGCCATAAGGATGACAAGTTCGTAAGCTGCCGCGCGTGCGCTTCGTGACTTACGACGCAGGCAGCGGCCCGCGCGCCGGGTTTCTCCGGGACCGCGAGCGCGTGGTGGACGTGGGGGACAGCCTCCGCGACCTGATCGCCGCCGGCCCCCTCAGAGAGCCCGCCGACGGCGAGGAGCTCGCCCTCTCCGACGTCCGGCTGCTGCCGCCCATCCCGGACCCGGACAAGATCATCTGCATCGGCCTCAACTACCGCTCGCACGCCGCGGAGGCGGGCGTGGAGGCGCCGGAGACGCCCACGTTCTTCGCCAAGTTCCGCAACGCCCTCGTGCCGGCGGGCGCGGAGGTCAAGTTGCCCGCGGCAAGCCAGAAGGTCGACTACGAGGCCGAGGTGGCGTTCGTGGTGGGCCGCCGCGCCAAGGACGTGCCCGAGGCGCAGGCGCTCGACCACGTCGCGGGCTACACCCTCCTGAACGATCTCTCCGCGCGCGACCTCCAGTTCGCCACGCCGCAATGGCTGCCCGGCAAGGTGTTCGACGGCTCGGCGCCCTGCGGACCCGCTCTCGTCACCCCGGATGAGGCGGGCGCCCCCGACGCGATCGACGTCGAGCTGAAGCTGAACGGCGAGGTGATGCAGGCGGCCACCACCGCCGACCTCATCCACTCGATCCCGAAGCTGCTCGCCCATCTGTCCACGCTGATGACGCTCGAGCCGGGGGACATCGTGTCCACCGGCACGCCCTCCGGCGTGGGCAGCGTCCGGGAGCCGCGAGTGTGGCTCAAAGCCGGCGATGAGATCGAGATCTCCTCGCGATCTTTAGGAACGCTCCGCACCACTCTTATCTGAGCTGTGTTCAATGGCCCCGTGGGGACATCGGGGCGACGACGGCTTCTGGCTGCGCTGCTTGCTGCGCTCGTGCTCGCGCTCGTGGGCTCGGCGGTGGCGGCGCGGGTGGCGAATGCGCCGCCCGCTCCGCGCGGCGGGAAGCTGGCCGGGGACCAGGAGAAGTACCTCCAGCTGGCCGAGACCGGCGTGCGAAACATCAACCGCTACTGGTTCAACTCGCGCACCGCCTGGTACAACGACCGCCTTGCGAAGGGACAGGACGGCAGGGCGCCGATCTGGACGACGGTGCACCTGTTCAGTGCGCTGAACGGAATCGCCGAGGCGGCGCCCACAGCCGCGAACAAGCGGGCGGTGGAGTGGTTCGCCGACAACGCCTACCGGCAGTACTGGAACCCGCAGGCCGGGCACATCCCGCACACCCGCCGGCACATCGGCGGGTTCAACCCGAGCATGCGCCAGAGCCGCGGGCCGAGGGCGCACGTGTTCTTCGACGACAACGGCTGGCTCGGGCTGGCCTTCCTCGAGGCGTACCAGATCACGCGCGTGAGGCGCTATCTCAACTACGCGGACACCGCCTTCCAGCTCATCGCGCAGGCGGGATGGGCGGACGGTGTGGGCGGCGGCGTGTGGTGGGACAACCGGCACGTGAGCCGCTCGTCCGAGAGCATCGCCTCGGGCACCGCGCTGGCGGCGCTGCTCTACCAGACCACGCACCGCCGGTCCTATCTGCAGACGGCGCGGAAGTTCATCTCGTGGGCCGACTCACACATCTGGGACGCGAGCAACGGGCTCTACATGCGCGACCCGAACTCGCCGATCCTGATGGGCTACGTGCAGTCGCCGTTCATGCTCGCGTTCGTGTCCCTCTGCCAGACGACGAAGGACGACACGCTCTGCGACAAGGCCGAGCAGCTCGGCAACGACGCCCTCACGCAGTTCACCGGCGCTCTTCACCACGGCCCGCAGTACGACGCCGTGTACCTGCACTGGATGCTCGAGGTGTACGCGCACGACCACAATGCCGCCTGGTACAAGCTCGCCGTGGCCAACGCGCAGCGCGCGCTGGCGAACGCTCAGAACAAGCAGGGCCTCTTCCTGAAGGGCTGGGACGGCAGCCGGGCGCCGGACGCGCCCGCGGACGCCATGAAGATCGACGCCGCAACGGTGAGCGTGTTCGCGTGGCTCGCGGCCGCCGCCCCTCCGAGCACGGCTGCGACGCCCGGCGGCGGCGCGAGCGGCTAGCCGGCCGGCTGGAGCGACACCGCCTCGCCGTCGAGCGCGCCAAGCGCCCGCTCGACCGACGCGGAGATGCAGGTGAAGATCGGGGTCTCGCTCTCGGTGTATGCGCTCGACTCGGTTCCCCGCAGCTCGTGCACGAGGTCGAGGAACTCGCTCGGATGGTCGGCATTGAACGAGACCACGAACTCCTGGTCGTCGAGGCCGTAGGAGTAGGCCGTGTTGATGTCGATGCCGGTGTAGCGCTTGCCGATCTCGATGTGGCCGCGCATGATGCGCATCCGCTCCTCGGGCGCCAGCAGGTACCACTCGCGCTTCTTCCACATCGGATACACGATCAGGTAGCGGCTGTCCGAGCCAGGGCGCGGTGTGAGCGGCTGCGGCTCCTCCGAGTACACGGACTCCTTCGTCATCGCGAGGTACGAGTAGGCGATGTCGGCGTAGCGCATGAGACCCGTCTGGTTGAGCAGCACGTGGAACTCGTGGATCGGCTCGAGGTCGGAGGCGATCGTGCGGACCATCAGGTCGCAGTCGCCGCGCGTGCCCACGAGGGAGTAGGTGCGCAGGAAGTGGTCCTCGGCGAAGTCGTTGCACGCCGCCGCGAACTCGGCCTTGTCCTGCATGCGCTCGGCGGAGTCGCGCCGGCGCCAGGCGGGGTCGAGCTTGATGAAGGTGAACTTGACGAAGTTACGGTCGCTCATCGTGGCTCCATAGAGTGTGGCGCATGCGTGGCAGATGCGGGGCGTTGATCGCCGCGGCGGCGCTCGCGGCGGTGGCCTCCCCGGCCGCGGCCGCCCCGCCCGGACCGCGGGCTGCGCTGCTCTTTCTGCCCGGCCCGGTGCTCGTGCAGCCGGGGCTCTCGCTGGGATTGACGAGTCCCACGCTCGGCGGGTACAAGCGGCCGCAATTCGCAATCGACCTCTCGCAGGGCGCGCGGATTTCCACGCGGGCCTATACGCGGGCGCTCCCTCCGCTCGCGCTTCAGGTCGGGGGTGGCAGGGGGCAGGTGGCAGGTTGGGATCGGGTGCTTCGCCGCGCGCGTGCGGCTCCCGGTGATGTCGTGCCGGGCTTGCTTGCCTCGACGATCGAGCGGGCTGGGGGATCGGTTGCCTATGCCGGTGTTAGCGGCGCAGAGGACACGGAATCTTTCGCCGCCGCCGACGAGGGCGGGCGCATCGGGCGGGTGTCGGTCGGTCCCGCCGCGGGATTCGGCGCGCGGGCGGCGGCGCTGTGGCGCTCGTCGTCCCTGCTCGTAGCTCGGCTGCCGTCGGCGGCGGCGCTGCCGGATCTGATGCGGGCGAGGCGGCCGGGAGACCTCGTGGTGGTGGTGCAGGCTCCTCCGGTGAAGCCGCTCACGCTGCTCTACAGCGGGGCCGTGGGTCCCGGAATCTCCGGCCACGGCGTGATCCGCTCGGCCACCACGCGCCGCGACGGCTACATCGCCGCGCCGGACGTCTCCGCAACGGTGCTGCGCGCGCTCGGCCTCAAGGTGCCGAACAAGATGCAGGGCGAGCGCATCGAGTCGCGCTCGGCGCACGACGCGCGGTACGTGCGCGACCTCAAAGCGAGGCTCGACGCGATCCTGCCTCACCGTGATCGCGCTGTTGAGGTGATCGCGCTGGTGTGGGCTGCGGCCGCGCTTCTCCTCTGGCTCATCCGGCGGCGCGCCGGCCTGCGCGCCATGGGACGCATGGTCTTCCTCGGAGCGCTCTGGCTCCCGGCGCTCGCGCTCTTCACCGCGGCCATCCAGCCGTCCGAGCTCGCGGAGGCGCTGATCCTCGCCTTCGGCGCACTTGCGCTCGCAGCGCTCACCGACGCCTTGCTTCCGTGGCCCGCCGCGCCGCTCGTCCCTGCCGCGGTCACGTTCGGCACGCACGCGATCGACCTCGCGCTCGGCTCGCATCTGATCGGCCTCTCGCTCGCGGGCCCGAACCCGAAGGGGGGCTCGCGCTTCTTCGGCATCGGCAACGAGCTCGAGATCATCCTGGCGATCACGGTGCTGGTGGGAACCGGCGCGGCGCTCACGCTCATGCCGGAGCGTGCAGCTCCGCGCGCGTTCGCGCTCGCGGCGTTCGTGGCCGCCGTGGTGGTGGGCGCCGGGCGGCTCGGCGCTGACGTGGGCGGCGTGATCACGCTCGGCGCGGGGGGCGCCGCTGCCGTGGTGGCGTCGCTCAATCGCGGGCCCACGCCGCGGGCCGTGGCCCTCGCGATCGTCGTGCCGATCCTCGCGGTGGGAGCCCTGGTGCTGCTCGACCTCGCGATAGGCGGTGGCGCGCATCTCACACACACCCTGTCGAGGTCGAGCGGCCCGGGCGACCTCGGCAAGGTGCTGCTGCGCCGCTGGCGCCTGTCCACCGCGGGGCTCACGCGCGGCATGACGCCGGTCGCCATCGGCGTCTTCGTCGCGCTGCTCGTATTGGGCGTGGTGAGGCGGCGGCAGCTCCTCGCGCCGCTCTCCGGTCAGCGCGAGCGACCGTTCCGCGCGGCCGTGATCGGATCGTTCTTCGCGGTGGTCATCGGGGCCCTCGCCAATGATTCCGGCCCGATGATTGTGATGATCGGCACAGTCGCCCTTGTACTCCTTGTGGGGTATGTGAGATCAGACAACTTTCATAACGCGCGACCGCCTGCTGGGCTACCATCAGCTGGGTGCGCGTAGGACTCGTCTCCCCTTATTCCTACACCTACCCCGGCGGGGTCGGACGGCACGTCGAGGCGCTCGCAGCTGAGCTCATCGAGAAGGGTCACGAGGTCAGGCTGCTGGCCCCATTCGACCCCGATGACCGCTTTGCGCGCATCAGCCACAAGGGTGCCCGGCCCGAGCCGCGCGAGGCGCCGGATTACCTGATCCCGCTCGGCCGCACGGCTGGGCTTCCGATGAACGGCGCGGTGTCCAACCTGTCGGTCTACCCAGACGGGCCCGCAAGGCTGAGCCGCGTGCTGCGCCAGGAGAAGTTCGACGTGGTGCACGTCCACGAGCCCAACGCTCCGTTCGCGAGCTGGCTCACCACAGAGTGGTCGCGCTCGCCGCTCGTCGGCACCTTCCACGCCTACTCCACCAGCCGGATTTCCAACGGGGCCGCAGTGCTCATCGGCGCGCGCCGTCTTTACAACAAACTTCACGTCCGGATCGCAGTATCCGAGGCAGCGCGCTGGACGGCGCGCCGCTTCTACGGCGGCGAGTACCGGATCATCCCCAACGGCGTGGACCTCACCGCCGCCGATCCACGGCCCAAGGTGAGGGAGGAGGAGCTCAAGCTGCTGTTCCTCGGGCGAGCCGAGGAGCGCAAGGGCCTGCCCGTGCTGCTGCGCTCGTTCGAGGCGCTGCGCGGCGCCGGGGTGCCGGCGCGTCTGATCGTCGCGGGCGCCACGCACGAGGAGGTCGAGCCGTTCCTGCTCGACATCGAGGGCATCGAGATCGCCGGGCGCGTGACGGAGGAGCGGAAGTGGCAGCTCCTGCACGACGCGGACGTGCTGTGCGCGCCCTCGCTCGGCGGCGAGAGCTTCGGCATGGTCCTCACGGAGGCGTTCGCCTCGCGCACACCGGTGGTCGCGTCCGACATCGCCGGCTACCGCGACGTGGTTCGTGACGGCGTGGACGGCGTGCTCGTCCGGGTTGCCGATCCGGTGCAGCTGGGCG from Thermoleophilaceae bacterium encodes the following:
- a CDS encoding fumarylacetoacetate hydrolase family protein; translation: MRFVTYDAGSGPRAGFLRDRERVVDVGDSLRDLIAAGPLREPADGEELALSDVRLLPPIPDPDKIICIGLNYRSHAAEAGVEAPETPTFFAKFRNALVPAGAEVKLPAASQKVDYEAEVAFVVGRRAKDVPEAQALDHVAGYTLLNDLSARDLQFATPQWLPGKVFDGSAPCGPALVTPDEAGAPDAIDVELKLNGEVMQAATTADLIHSIPKLLAHLSTLMTLEPGDIVSTGTPSGVGSVREPRVWLKAGDEIEISSRSLGTLRTTLI
- a CDS encoding chlorite dismutase family protein: MSDRNFVKFTFIKLDPAWRRRDSAERMQDKAEFAAACNDFAEDHFLRTYSLVGTRGDCDLMVRTIASDLEPIHEFHVLLNQTGLMRYADIAYSYLAMTKESVYSEEPQPLTPRPGSDSRYLIVYPMWKKREWYLLAPEERMRIMRGHIEIGKRYTGIDINTAYSYGLDDQEFVVSFNADHPSEFLDLVHELRGTESSAYTESETPIFTCISASVERALGALDGEAVSLQPAG
- a CDS encoding L,D-transpeptidase family protein; the encoded protein is MNKLRTVLIAGVFAVLAAIPASAATPKTLPSGATIAGVDVSGLDAADATAKAQAALAPVWERPMSVGIAGTVQQVASADLGQTVDYAGMVSDAFKQAARHRPVHIRLSRTIDGKKLSAEVTKLGKPYYRAPRNSRVVLGVTKIKRIHGRLGRGIDSSKLRQKIIDELRHPTPSRIVHARVQSLRPAVTLKTLARKYATYISVDRGHFKLRLFKRLRLVKTYPIAVGMAGLETPAGIRHVLEKQVNPAWHVPNSPWAGSLAGQTIPASDPRDPIKARWLGLGDGVGIHGTSEDWSIGTRASHGCIRMHVSDVIDLYPRVPVGTPVLIH
- a CDS encoding DNA-3-methyladenine glycosylase, which codes for MRALVEEHGPLSIQERRRGRPTDAYGTLVRSIVGQQLSTKAAATIYTRVLELFGGRVPTPRQLIDTEPDALRAAGLSRAKVAYLRDLAERVEDGDLDLDQLAELSDRQVSEQLTAIKGIGQWSADMFMIFHLGRPDVLAVGDLGIRRAVERAYTLPEIPDPETLTRIAEPWRPYRSLACLYLWASLDNAPA
- a CDS encoding glycoside hydrolase family 76 protein is translated as MGTSGRRRLLAALLAALVLALVGSAVAARVANAPPAPRGGKLAGDQEKYLQLAETGVRNINRYWFNSRTAWYNDRLAKGQDGRAPIWTTVHLFSALNGIAEAAPTAANKRAVEWFADNAYRQYWNPQAGHIPHTRRHIGGFNPSMRQSRGPRAHVFFDDNGWLGLAFLEAYQITRVRRYLNYADTAFQLIAQAGWADGVGGGVWWDNRHVSRSSESIASGTALAALLYQTTHRRSYLQTARKFISWADSHIWDASNGLYMRDPNSPILMGYVQSPFMLAFVSLCQTTKDDTLCDKAEQLGNDALTQFTGALHHGPQYDAVYLHWMLEVYAHDHNAAWYKLAVANAQRALANAQNKQGLFLKGWDGSRAPDAPADAMKIDAATVSVFAWLAAAAPPSTAATPGGGASG